In a genomic window of Alphaproteobacteria bacterium:
- a CDS encoding type I secretion C-terminal target domain-containing protein — protein MANFINEVKGISQLTTNEVTWLSDAVDDSSSSALSWSGIVATLSEQTITGTSGSETLNGTRWDDNINALAGNNIVNGGDGNDSLQSSTGSDILNGGSGNDILRGGSGNDIYIYDSGHDVIAEDFNNFTTSTDTIQFGAGIAVGDVTLHIAQMIANVSTWHIFLEIAGRGTLTIDTPSGGSGPFTKIVDTLVFADSTTFNIATMDVTFHGQVGDDYINTANWATTGDQFVYGYGGDDRIDLIGTQPIQVDAGEGKDLIYGSVNNDTFVVSPGGDQFVGGGGTNTILLPSGYSAGDVTYYRYEDISTPYSSPKTWDALITVAGLGSITVLRQFEGDTDSIIQTLKFSDGSTVNLLTQEYVTFGTSGDDTYDNVGSLWANKNDVYLFGQGDDIVQEDTGTDTILFAAGLNLSNITVQKRDTGSHFSTTKFLVIEDGNGNTLTFKGHFDNNAYKAENLKFNDGSIISISSLEIDSHGSGGDDRLDGIVAGSDLTTNDVMYGHGGADQIYAGAGNDVSYGGTGNDYIFDDAGNDTLYGEDGDDQLYGYSGNDTLYGGIGTDILRGDDTFASSSITGNDFLYGGDGNDNLSGGRGNDLLDGGAGDDVLSGDNDTDTVAYASSTAGVTVSLALTSAQNTIGAGTDTITNTENLTGSAFNDVLTGDASANTLTGSDGNDVLEGLAGNDTLDGGNGSDTASYANATAAVTVNLATTTAQNTVGAGTDTLVSIENAKGSAFNDTLTGSSGSNVIEGGAGNDTLNGAAGTDTLSYVSVASAVTVNLATTTVQATGGAGSDTVSNFENLTGSAFNDTLTGNTGNNVIEGGAGNDAINGSTGTDTASYENATAAVTVSLALTTAQNTLGAGTDTLTAMEHLRGSAFNDTLTGSSTDNTIEGGAGDDTMNAGSGSDTLLYASATSGITVSLALTTAQNTGGAGTDTISNFEKITGSAFADVLTGNSAANTLDGGLGDDILDGGAGNDTLNGNTGTDTASYASATAAVTVSLALTTAQNTVAAGSDTITNTENLTGSGFNDTLTGNTGINILTGGAGNDTLRGGAGNDALKGGLGTDTLYGEADADLFVFEAASAFTAQDTVADFSIAQGDKLNIADLLIGYTAGQSAIDDFVTFTTAGANTNFAVDRDGTGTTYSAITIASITGVTGLDADTLLNNGNLIAV, from the coding sequence GTGGCCAATTTTATCAATGAAGTTAAAGGTATATCTCAGCTCACGACCAATGAAGTGACTTGGTTATCGGATGCTGTCGATGATAGCTCTTCAAGTGCTTTAAGCTGGAGCGGGATCGTAGCGACTTTAAGTGAGCAGACAATAACAGGAACCAGTGGCAGTGAAACCCTTAACGGCACGCGCTGGGATGATAATATTAATGCCTTGGCAGGCAACAATATTGTTAATGGCGGCGACGGCAACGACTCTCTTCAAAGCAGCACAGGCTCAGATATTTTAAACGGCGGTTCCGGGAACGATATTTTGCGAGGCGGTTCCGGGAACGATATCTATATATATGACTCAGGTCACGATGTAATCGCGGAAGATTTCAATAATTTTACGACCAGCACGGACACTATTCAATTTGGTGCGGGCATAGCTGTTGGCGACGTGACTCTTCACATTGCCCAGATGATCGCAAATGTGAGCACATGGCACATTTTTCTAGAGATTGCAGGACGCGGTACATTAACGATTGATACTCCATCGGGAGGCAGCGGCCCCTTTACAAAAATTGTCGATACTCTCGTCTTTGCTGACAGCACGACATTCAATATAGCCACAATGGACGTGACCTTTCATGGGCAAGTCGGGGATGATTATATCAACACCGCTAACTGGGCCACGACAGGCGATCAGTTTGTCTATGGCTATGGCGGAGATGACCGGATTGACCTGATCGGAACGCAACCTATTCAAGTGGACGCAGGAGAGGGCAAGGACTTAATTTATGGCAGTGTTAATAACGACACGTTTGTTGTCAGTCCCGGAGGCGACCAGTTTGTTGGAGGCGGTGGAACCAATACGATCTTGCTGCCGTCGGGATATTCTGCTGGAGACGTTACTTATTACCGCTACGAAGATATATCGACTCCGTATAGCAGCCCCAAAACATGGGATGCGTTGATTACTGTCGCGGGGTTGGGTTCTATTACGGTTCTAAGACAGTTTGAAGGTGATACGGACTCTATTATCCAAACGCTAAAATTTTCAGATGGCTCGACAGTCAATCTACTGACTCAGGAATATGTAACGTTTGGCACATCAGGCGATGACACTTATGACAACGTTGGTTCCTTGTGGGCAAACAAGAATGATGTTTATCTTTTTGGACAAGGGGACGATATTGTTCAAGAGGATACCGGAACGGATACCATTCTTTTCGCAGCAGGGTTAAACCTGTCAAATATTACCGTTCAAAAGCGTGATACAGGCAGCCATTTCTCTACAACCAAATTCCTTGTAATCGAGGACGGTAATGGAAATACTCTTACGTTCAAAGGTCACTTTGACAATAATGCTTACAAGGCAGAGAACTTAAAGTTTAACGATGGCTCTATTATCAGCATCTCTAGCCTTGAAATCGACTCTCATGGCTCAGGGGGCGATGACAGGCTTGATGGCATAGTGGCAGGTTCTGATCTCACTACTAACGATGTCATGTACGGTCATGGCGGCGCTGACCAGATTTACGCGGGCGCGGGCAACGATGTGTCCTATGGCGGCACGGGCAATGATTACATTTTCGATGATGCCGGGAACGACACCCTGTATGGTGAAGACGGGGATGACCAGCTCTATGGTTACTCCGGGAACGACACTCTTTACGGCGGCATAGGAACCGATATTTTGCGGGGCGATGACACGTTTGCCAGTTCTTCGATTACTGGCAACGACTTCCTCTATGGTGGCGATGGCAACGACAATCTCTCCGGAGGTCGGGGCAATGACCTCCTCGACGGTGGCGCTGGTGATGATGTGCTGAGCGGGGATAATGACACCGATACAGTGGCCTACGCCTCTTCAACAGCAGGCGTGACCGTTTCGTTGGCTCTCACTTCAGCCCAGAACACAATCGGCGCCGGAACCGATACCATCACCAATACCGAAAACCTCACCGGATCGGCTTTCAATGACGTTCTGACCGGCGATGCCAGCGCCAATACCCTGACAGGCAGTGACGGGAACGATGTTCTGGAAGGTTTGGCCGGGAATGATACCCTCGATGGCGGGAATGGCAGTGATACGGCCAGCTACGCCAATGCGACCGCTGCTGTGACGGTCAATCTGGCCACCACGACCGCCCAGAATACTGTGGGTGCAGGAACCGATACGCTCGTCAGTATCGAGAACGCAAAAGGCTCGGCCTTCAACGACACGCTGACCGGAAGCTCTGGCAGTAACGTCATTGAGGGCGGAGCGGGCAACGACACGCTCAATGGCGCGGCCGGTACGGATACGCTGAGCTATGTCTCGGTGGCTTCAGCGGTGACGGTCAATCTGGCCACGACTACGGTGCAGGCCACGGGCGGGGCCGGATCGGACACGGTCTCCAATTTCGAGAACCTGACAGGCTCGGCCTTTAACGACACGTTGACGGGCAATACCGGAAACAACGTCATCGAAGGTGGCGCGGGCAATGATGCCATTAACGGCAGCACGGGAACGGATACGGCTTCATACGAAAATGCAACTGCCGCCGTCACGGTGAGCCTTGCCCTCACCACAGCTCAGAATACGCTCGGCGCAGGCACAGATACGCTCACAGCCATGGAGCATCTGCGCGGCTCGGCGTTCAACGATACCCTGACCGGAAGCTCGACGGACAACACCATAGAAGGCGGCGCCGGGGATGACACGATGAATGCGGGGTCCGGCTCCGACACACTCCTGTATGCAAGCGCGACCTCCGGCATTACTGTCAGTCTTGCTCTCACCACCGCGCAGAACACGGGCGGCGCGGGGACGGACACGATCTCGAACTTCGAGAAAATCACCGGATCGGCTTTCGCGGATGTTCTTACAGGAAATTCTGCGGCGAATACGTTGGATGGCGGATTGGGCGATGACATTCTGGACGGTGGCGCAGGCAACGACACGCTGAACGGCAACACCGGAACGGATACGGCCAGCTATGCTTCGGCAACAGCGGCCGTTACGGTCAGTCTGGCCCTCACCACGGCGCAGAATACGGTCGCCGCTGGATCGGACACCATCACAAACACCGAAAATCTGACGGGCTCGGGCTTCAACGACACGCTGACGGGCAATACAGGGATCAATATCCTGACCGGAGGGGCTGGGAACGATACTCTGCGAGGCGGCGCAGGCAATGACGCGCTCAAAGGCGGTCTGGGCACGGATACCCTCTACGGCGAGGCGGATGCCGATTTGTTTGTCTTTGAAGCGGCCTCAGCGTTCACAGCGCAGGATACAGTGGCGGATTTCTCGATCGCGCAGGGGGACAAGCTCAACATTGCCGACCTTCTGATCGGCTATACGGCTGGACAGAGCGCGATTGATGATTTTGTAACCTTCACCACCGCCGGAGCCAATACCAACTTCGCTGTAGACCGCGACGGAACCGGAACGACATACAGCGCCATTACGATTGCCAGCATCACAGGTGTTACTGGCCTTGATGCCGATACGCTTCTCAATAACGGAAACCTGATTGCGGTTTAA